atattttctattacttTCTATCTAGTTACCGAAAAATCAACTGTATCCGTATGACtgcatatttaatagtatagtgCCCCCGTTACATTTTAGCTCTAGTTGCTTCATTGTTAAAAGCTTAAAAGTCGTCTACTCTATCAAAGTTAacctacaaattatatttactttacagtgtagtaggtaataatcgattttgataaattcattattatttattagtgcggcaaaaaataattatttaattataccactaaaaaaaataattaatttatgtactgCGTATTgctatttaagaataaataactaCACACCTAATAGTTAAAGCagtaaagttaataaaatgtttgttataaatgtataatcgtTCATTTCGAAACTTACTAAAAACGTTGTAATATAGGATTTAAAAGGCTTATAATGccattaaataattgtcactgtaataatacttattttaattaattttttcctgtaaattaatgacattttaatttcagttatctaaacaattttattttataaaagtaaaaaatttatattttaatttaaattttttattcgatttatttCAAGCAATATacgataatacctattataatattattattacattttaaatttgaatttttattattttataaaaataatttaaaaaccatttgttaatttatcatctgtaataaactaattatttacattttaaagtaaattatctaGTCATTCCTACtatattaggtaaattatcGAATGTACCTTTCCCGCCTATAGACGTTATTGAGTTGGCTACCCTGATTGGATTTTTAGGTAAGGCGGAAATGAATTATTACACACAGGAAAAAGTAATGTTATGTCGTGTATTCTCCACTATGCCATGGGGCCCCCTCAAATCGCATATCCACGGCAACGGTAGTTAGGTTTTTAAACTTCGTGTGACGTGACCTGCCGTGTAGCTGCTGCCATTTCATTGCtggttaatttgttttttttttatgagcttTTGACAGTATACCACTAGACGATTTACAAAGGTCaactttgaataaaatacaaacaactgcctgtttttttatttataaaatatcataatccTGCTTTAGATCGAGTTGTAACTAATTTATTCATGTTACCTAACATCCGAACTACCCCCAAAACAACCAATGATGGgatatataatgaaatgttCTTGTTTTCACAGAGGTATGTTACATATTTGTAAACGCCAGTcaaatattgtagtttttctttaaagtaaattaatattttattgctataaaaattaaaaataaccattattaaaacgaatataatttttcgtatTCCTTAATGGATCAACCTTCtgtgtaaaaacaattatttagtttatttttgaaacttatttctaaaatgttttttaacataaaattttccGAGTTTCATAgattaatacaattactttttgtaatactaatttaaattaagatttttgtcatattacttatttaaataaataacattcagAATTGGTATCTAaagattaatgaaatatataggataaagaaatattagaGTCAACAGATCgtagttattttttctatattactattatctataatatgtattattctaatatatttaatattatgtaataatattttattatttattattatattagttcttTTAGTATGtggaaattatatatatatatattaaaaatcgaatattttttttatgttgcgtgacattcaatataatatattaccaataACTAAAAGAACGCAGGAACTTAATggcagtattttttaaaatcagttaATAGATTGGTACAAAAAGCCAATaatcacaattatattaaaacgtatagctaaaaaaaaatatataattattaaacttgtaATGTtatcctatataataataaatattaaaaaagattattaactgtaatttgagaaatttaatgtattgcgATTTTGATAGAAATCGAGATTGTATTACTTGTTAGTTATGATCAGATTATAAACTCAAGTCACGGTTGGTGAGAACTAATAATGGAACATTGATATTAACTATGTTCATATAGCGATGTTCATCTTCATAATATGATCGTTTACGTATGGGAAACATAATAGCATTAACAGTTATAGTAACTGTACAGTATGTAAACTATCTTTAATTTGTGTcacattcataaaatataaaaataaataaataaaactataaaaaatgattgggtaaactatgtattgtatttatatttctaaaataaacatttactatCTCCTGTCCTTCcgttggtatatatttttaatttagaataaaaaacttGACACAATCATTCATATTTCAatatcaactaaaaatattctttgtttaatagttattaattaatttaagtgttttatgatttttgtttgaacttaatttgtttaaatcatatctatttaattaatatgtttataagcTGTTATTAACTCATTATTTCATCAAGGAGTTAAATTTggcttttattaatatcacctaatattaataaattataggtaatgtaaaatgtatttattttaacaatttgtgAAACAATTAAGttgcattttattatctaattttgtaggcatttacttttactttctttcataattttatataaaggtttggaatctattttttttcgttggtTTTctcagaaatttttttttttataaatattaataaataaaaactcgtGTCACCGATTTCATTCATGCATCATGTGCCAAATCACGTATTCACGTAGCAGTGACCTTAGTCAAGACCTAgtctttacatttatttattatattatgcacgttgcacattattttagattcttagCTTTACtttcttgtattacattttaaatacataactaaAAAGTTCCTTAGTATAAgtagtatactgtatagttaagatgtatatattaaatcaaataagtaGGAttgatactttaataattctcggaaatatttttcataaaatacaaaatgattcACCAAGCATGCCACCGTTTTTCCttgaattatgaatttattcaagttctgattttttaaattttaagtctatttaggactataattttttaattatttaggtattatataccatacgaagagtgtattttttaaattaaagtgagaactttgttaaattttataatgtaaattatttagcagatatatttttttgaaaatttgtataatcaaGATTCTATCACgtaggtagttaaaataaatttaatattattaatataaaatagacatGAGAGTTAAACTGTCATCGGTATATCCACGGTGTTgagaagtataaattattataataatttatataaggcAGTAAATATAGTGCactataaataagtacaaaaataaaatatacatttaatataataacaaccaaGTAAAACCTCAAAATTTTAAGACTtaactataacttataaattaccaggctattcaaattaaacttgtatttttaagtaactttaggtttaatatttttatataatgtgtacacTTATACTGTCAACATACATAGTTTGCattcacaattaaaaaaatttttaagactGATTGTAAGGAATAAGATAATAGTTAGTAATCCTAAAAGTCCTTTAGTTCTtctcgttaaaaataattttccactaaaacactataaaatataataaaacgaaaattttacctaaataataaaaacaaaaaatgtcaaacgtatcaaaatttacaattcaatataaccttcaaaataaaaaaaaaattgaatattaagtcttataatatatttttagttaaaagtgAGACGTGAGCATCTACTTTTAAGAAGAATAAAAAACCAACTTGCTAgtttatcaaatatcaatgatttattcttcataaatatttataaaattttatatttagctaattaaaatactgtttacTCTTTGTAAAATAGGATTTGTTGTTgcttttatcattataaaaatgcatataacattgtattatttatatttatatgtgtaattAGTATTTCTTTCTgtagttatttttcatatcatttttattaatatcgataaaataacGACTGGAgtttggtataaaataaatattctaaattttaacattaaccCTAGCTGCTTTAATCTGGGGGtgctaaaattaaactaatatccCCCTCTCGTTCTGCCATTGCTATCTCGTACAGGAACtctcatatacctatatataataatatatccttgcatgtatacaaatatacgtGTGCGATGCACGACGGCGCAAATTCGTGTTTATATACGttccatattatttaatgggtGTTTCATAAAGTATGCAATTTTTTAAGTGCATGGAATTTTTTTGGTTAAAGGTTGCCAACcctgttttaattatttttgtcatcTATTATCACTCCGATTATAGAaggtaattagtttttatttaacttaaaaataattaataattgtcaaGAAGCGATTCAGTAACCATCAGCGTGATTTATTGCATTTTCGAAAATTGTATGCATTATAAaacactatttataaaaaaaaaattgtatttattctcTTTAAAGATAATGGATCTTACATAACATATTAGTATGAAGTTTATgagttcaaaattttaaatacgtataatttcatgttaaacatatattaagttttcttaaaagttatttgaaataggtgcgataaagaaaataaattattataattttattagttaatacaattgaataattaaaatacattctcgcattattaatatggatattgacaaatataaatttttatatatttctatataatgttggtaatattataaatacaattgtgcagttatgtacaatacaaagctataaaactaaaattatcaataattactatatatataatatcatgatccAATTAATGTAACAAGTAATAgactaatattctataaatttattatacaattatattttttacgtctTGAACTCTTGAAAGAGatgatgtaaaaattattaccatgTCCATGTCTAATGGTAATATATACTGTTAATTTTTGGACtgatatttctaatatatgTGGATTATGTGAATTTTGTGTGGACGATGGTTGAAACATTAGATATTTACttggtatcatattataatatcagtgTTCAGTTTtaaagtatgaatatttttgataatgaaAGTTCGGAAACCTATGTTTTGCGAATACATCTATATTcgtgtattgtataaattactaaacacACGACAActagtttttaacattttacgtTTACGTTGGAACCAAGCGTCAACGACGCGTgatatgcaaataataaattggcacttgttgtttatttttagaaattctgCAGCGCCACCACGTGTTGTTGATTAATTAATGTGTGATGCGTCATCAGCAGTGGCGTTAGGATaggatgaaaataataataaagtatttgacAATAACATTGTGTCCAATAGTccacttaatatataattatttatgacatGTAGATGTTTTATGACTAATGCATAGAGAACAGTGGTGGTGATGTCGGGGGCGGTTCATGAGTGAAAATCGCGGGGGtgctatttatgtatttaacataCTAGTGTATAGGCGTATAACACTCACCAACCTATATGGGATCTTAGAGTTTTACTTGTATCTTTATGTTGATTTCAATAattctttttcaatttttatgtatattttttttttatctcgtaattggtagtaaattattttattttccaaaaatgcCAATGTACGAACTATAATaaccgttttatttttatccatcaataaacatttcaaGTTTATTGTTGTCTAATTTAGATGTgcctatttatttgatttgactCTTACTAAATATGTTCAAGTAATGAAGTAGCTATTCGTGCCAATGACACCAACACAATAAAAGCTATTTAGcagcaatattaataataattaatgttatataatacataacaatagATTATATTGTAGCAAAATACTATTGTGCGCGCCTGcgtgttgtttttataaaaataccaatatactatattattatatcatagccGTAGCATATTTGTTggaagaacataatattattataatagtaatattagtgTATAGTTGAATGCCAGAGGTGCAACTTCCCAGTTTCTCTGCGCCGCCTCCGTTGCCGATGTTTTGAACGGGTGGGCGACTAGTGTAGCGTTAAAATTTCCTCGTATAAACGAGCGTGCTAGACAAATTTTAgtcgatatatttattagtcgTCGCGCGTTCGTGTAGCCATCACGGTGATCGATATTTTTCTTTCCCTTCTTTTCATCGCTCAACGAACTATATCCCATTTTCTAATGATCATAATCAGAATTCAGATATTGCACAATAATCGACAATCTGCCGTTCgcgtatatactattaaaatataacatcatcGTTGTCAGGAAATCGATTACCGTGTTGAAATGCCTTCGGTAGTCAACGATAACTTCAGACTTCGGACCCAAACGGGTTTTCCTATGGACAGATATGGGCCTGTCGCCGCGATGCGTACTTTAAGAAAGAAGAGATCATCGCCGCCGTTGCACGCGATCGTCATCCGTTCGACAGCGCTCGTTCGAAAAATTGAAggtaaaaaactatattgttgTACCTGTGACGGTTGAGTGAACGGTTTGAGGGAAatccaattatttacaaatgataataatgttatcgTCACGCGCGTGTCCAAGTACTCTACGTGTGGTGCGGTTGGGATACGCAGTCAATGTCAAAATTACTGTTCGATGAAACAATTGATGCTGTGTTGTTTGTATTTCACACGTacgaatatcaaaattatcgcATTTTTCAAATGCTTTTAAGAGAAGggtttatgtatagtatattactgCGTAACGGCGTAACTATAATCGCGTGTGTGTTACTATATcgactatgtataataaacagcATTTATgcaaaatgcaaaatatatagtatggatcgatatttaatttttgtcttttctatttacaaatattccttctccaaagtaaaaaattgaatttaaaaaaaaatgcgagATTGTCTTCATGTTTCAATAAGTCTGAATTTCGCTGAATTCCgtttatcatatataaaataataataggtagtacggattatattataattttcaagctaatacttttatatcatttattcaaACTTACCAAATTTAACcactttttatttgttaaatttattttgaaatttaatatgaaatatttacctttaattaacatacttaataaatatccttactctataatataatattatatataataacgccATTCATTGTATCTTTcagcatttttttctttattatattatgttaaatctaattattaatccattttttcaattaatattattcacacgaagtacaaatttacaattttgaaatttcaacaataaaataatatccatgattttattcaaaacgaATTTACAAGTATTCTTGAAACTTACGtctgtaataaaattttaaaaaactaatacttaatagtatataataaaagaaatatttttttttaataataaaagttgattatgtatttatttaaaaaaattacaaatatgtttaaattataatgtaaatgatTACAAGAACAGTGaggaacaaataatattttaagtataaaacaaacattaggctcgaatttgtatttatatttctagattgataaaacaaattactaattatgtataatgttaaatgttaatatatcctttgttataaacttataactttttgtaattttattttatgtgaaataataatattttataatcatataaatatatattatagttaatcgaataataaatcaaatttaagtgTGTAACTAGCGTTATATTCAGCGGTGCTTTAAAATTACTCGTAATAAaccataaaacatttatacagaAACGAGAAATTTGTCATAAACGTTGAAGTAacaagtatatgtatattttataaggcctagctattattagattttttttaaaactcttGTAGTTTTCATCCGTGTCATGGTCATAGATGCCACccttctaaaattaaaaaattaaatcttaacaTATCGATGTTTTCAAAAGAAcagtaaaaacgaaaaaacgaaataatttataaagctttcttggaataaattattgtacaccTGTGTAGCACTATATAGCACTTTGTATAATCTTTTcagaaatcataaatatttttatattcattaagtttaaattgataatattatctatgatttatttttttattgatattcatTACTCACATACctacattacattatttcaattattaattaggtattaatcatttaataaatgttacttAGCATTTGCAAACtctattaaatacattcatgAGCACAGACCAAATTTATTctcaaaaagttaaatttataacttgatGAATATTTACGTAAATGTTTCagatttgtaaaatttaaataaaatacaatattttattaacacttacagttgtatgtataaaatacaattttatttttgcaaaggtaattttcaacaatacaGTTATTTGGTTACACGCGGAagtgtactaaaaataaaaataaatacatctagttatatttaaaagcagctatttttaatgttgagtacatttaataaacctcgttttttgcattttcacgtaagttactaaaataattaatttttgtaataaatattatttaaatttataaatttgaatttgtttccTTGCTCATCAAAtagcattaaattaaatattttggcataatattaaattaaacttttattttagcaactattttaaatatcatcattGTGCTAGTTcgaggtatttaattttttaaataaaaatattaattttgtgataactttaatttttaatagcttttgtatgtaggtacatagttcttactttttattatattttttactgattaaaatgtagtatatttaatttaaattacttaaatcaaCTGCcgtcactattattatacataatacagtgTTATTATATCAGTTGCTTGTCTtcagtaaacataatatttgcaaCAAAACATTAGAGAAACATGTGCATTATCCATTgccaaatattattacgttttaataataaacatgtacATTTACGTCGACACTATcgaatactaattatatatctatgtacTTTACTTTAatcgatataattttatatgccaaatcgttgttttaatttatacgctctaaattatattatactatttatctaTGTACAGAagattattaatcaatacttGCACTTATTCAGTTATacacatattgttttaaatatttttatactatgtacTTAATATTCTTCACATTTTTGTGTACACTTGTACATAATTTCACTATaaggaatttaaatttaattgggtCTTTAAGGAATTTAGAATGCctttaattgtatacttattaatataatttctatcgACCATTATCAATATCCATTTTTTAGATCTCTGAAAAAACTCATGTTTTGatcagattaaaattaaaacacgcAACATTAATGATACGTGTAGATATTTtgcaaagaataataaatatttggcaACTCACGAGACCATAGATTAGTTAACTATTTCTGGACCATTTAAGTTATGTGACGTGAAATGGAATGTGTTGAtctaattttagaatatttaggcCTTGTACTAAGGAATAATAAAGAATGATTAGttacatcaaaaattattatttttgaatgtattCTATTTTCTCTGATTtcgtacgaaaaaaaaaaaattacatatctgccaaatattgatatttagcGGCCATGGctagtttgaataatattgtgatgtaGTTGTGaattgtagataatattatgtaatagttGTATGTGAAAATGccaagtacaattttttaaactattgattatttgaaaattattattaagtaacaaacgtaaaaagtataatatatgattatattatattatatttctactaataaataatcatcgattatttatattttacatgctGTAAGCTAATGCAACATTAttcaaacttaataaataattgtcgctttgatattattgcataattattcatagaattatatacctttatttagttaaaaagtaatctttttattaaattcaaattaaatcatacgATACTTCTtgatgcatattttttataatttttatacgttaTATGCATAGATGtcgcgtattatattttcactaaTAGTATAgacctaaaaaaaatagttagaaACTATTTTGCACATCAAAaggttaacatatttattaaatactgtacttttactaaaaattccaaacgttttattttatgaatgtatttaaGTTGGTTTATACActtccataaaaataattgtttatggtatacaataaattatactagcatatgattataataaacttattatttttcattgttttagaCTTGAACAAAGATAACAAGACTGAAACAGTGCAAGGCCATAATGAGCCAGTAGAATTAAGTTTtgagcagcagcagcaacaacaacaacaacaacagcagcagcagcagcagcagcatgTAGCTGAACAGCCCAGTAGCTCAAAACCTGAACGACCAAATTCGCTCACGGGTCCTGGTGGCACACTCACCAGACGTCTGTTCTGTTACCATGCACCTAATCAGTCATTATTGGTAGGATCAGGTCAGTCACCTACCAGACCTCCAAATTCACTATTGCCATCAGGTAATTAAACCACTAAATGGTAATCACGCACACCtacataaaatcatttactaatttaattattttttctgatcATAGGTTGTGAATCTCCGAAGTTAAATTGTGATAGGACATCTTCGATGATTATGCCTGGACAAAATATGTCTCAGTTGGCCAGTGGTGTTAGGACAGGCTATTATCATTCCAGCCCTAGAATGATGTATAACAATCATCCTGGGCATTCATCATTAATGCTTTCTGATTTACCTGAACCCCCTATACCGGTGTCTGAAGTTGGCCCAATACCTCCACCACCCATGTTCAGCTCACCAGCTCAACAATCATACTTATAtcaacgtaataatattataaataataaataaagtaaaatgtcTTAAGTGGTTTTGTTTAAACAGATAATAATCGTCAAAATCATCGTACAAATGATAACAATGACGAAGAAATGGAAATGGCACCTAATGAAGATGATTATGACGATGATGACTATGATGAAGAAgaagatgatgatgatgaagaaGACGAAGTAGACGATGATGATGATTCTAATGGATTTAGAATAAGAAGTCGTCACAGTTTTCCTAGTCATATAGAGCAGATTCCTGCTAAGGAACCTGTTTTTAATGCACAACCTCTTAAGTCAGCATTGAAAAAACCATCAACACCTAATCAAAATCAAGAATCATCACAATTGCTCAAGtatgttgttaaataataaatattgtattaaaagaagtaaataaaaataatttgcaatagTCGAGGTTATAAGAAAGAAAGTGAATAGTTTGCCTTTTTGCCAATTATTTGGCAATCATTTGGCTCttcatttctttattattttattttttcttaatttgtttATCGCTGCATAGCAAAAGGGCTCCACTTAAGCCCAGGATACGGTtttggtaaatttaatttaattttttaattattctactattaatgtttttgttaattaaatttcagtgGTACTAATCGTCCAATAGTGTTTGGAATTTCACTACCTTGTTCATTAcaagaaaataaagaaaatgctAGACCTAATGAATCTAGTGATGATGACAGTTCTGGTGATGGACCCATATTGTACAGAGATGATAATGAAGAAAGTgagttaatttaactattaatatttaaattaactaaaattctttatgttttatttaaattagataaaatttaattatgaatctGGCTAGTAGTTTGTATAATACTTCTTGAgtgtacttaatttttagatcGATTGACTGAAAAAATTGCAAGAAAAGATAGTCTTGCTATTAAATTGGCTTTACGTCCCAATCGACAAGAGCTCATTAATCGTAATATTCTTCAAGTTCAAAGTGAAAAAGAGCGACAAGAGACTAAAGAAGTCATTGGTGCTCgtcttattaggtattttcatattatgtatatttaaaccttatacaaatatcaaaattatgtcttaaatat
The DNA window shown above is from Aphis gossypii isolate Hap1 chromosome 2, ASM2018417v2, whole genome shotgun sequence and carries:
- the LOC114122918 gene encoding phosphatase and actin regulator 4-A isoform X2 gives rise to the protein MSVRLSSGCLPANGEKPLPPSSDKIDSNGQQNNLQDHQQLQQQPRSNSMDYLNFEEKRQIIASSLSLTDFLHTSGTATTPTSPTTGKFIIAKKQNGTALRTNSLGSGTRTSPLQLDRKQPSKFSALGKLFKPWKWKRKKKSEKFETTSRNLERKISVRANRDELIQKGILFLDSPMAQTHTISESDNSSQLNQTSSGTTTCVTVTPTIGSSMLFQQQQNRYSNQFMNDLNKDNKTETVQGHNEPVELSFEQQQQQQQQQQQQQQQQHVAEQPSSSKPERPNSLTGPGGTLTRRLFCYHAPNQSLLVGSGQSPTRPPNSLLPSGCESPKLNCDRTSSMIMPGQNMSQLASGVRTGYYHSSPRMMYNNHPGHSSLMLSDLPEPPIPVSEVGPIPPPPMFSSPAQQSYLYQHNNRQNHRTNDNNDEEMEMAPNEDDYDDDDYDEEEDDDDEEDEVDDDDDSNGFRIRSRHSFPSHIEQIPAKEPVFNAQPLKSALKKPSTPNQNQESSQLLNGTNRPIVFGISLPCSLQENKENARPNESSDDDSSGDGPILYRDDNEENRLTEKIARKDSLAIKLALRPNRQELINRNILQVQSEKERQETKEVIGARLIRRLSMRPTQEELEERNILKKQTAAEEKKLKEEKKRMLLRKLSFRPTVDELKEKKIIRFNDYIEVTQAHDYDRRADKPWTRLTTKDKAAIRKELNEFKSSEMEVHQESKHLTRFHRP
- the LOC114122918 gene encoding phosphatase and actin regulator 4-B isoform X1; translated protein: MSVRLSSGCLPANGEKPLPPSSDKIDSNGQQNNLQDHQQLQQQPRSNSMDYLNFEEKRQIIASSLSLTDFLHTSGTATTPTSPTTGKFIIAKKQNGTALRTNSLGSGTRTSPLQLDRKQPSKFSALGKLFKPWKWKRKKKSEKFETTSRNLERKISVRANRDELIQKGILFLDSPMAQTHTISESDNSSQLNQTSSGTTTCVTVTPTIGSSMLFQQQQNRYSNQFMNDLNKDNKTETVQGHNEPVELSFEQQQQQQQQQQQQQQQQHVAEQPSSSKPERPNSLTGPGGTLTRRLFCYHAPNQSLLVGSGQSPTRPPNSLLPSGCESPKLNCDRTSSMIMPGQNMSQLASGVRTGYYHSSPRMMYNNHPGHSSLMLSDLPEPPIPVSEVGPIPPPPMFSSPAQQSYLYQHNNRQNHRTNDNNDEEMEMAPNEDDYDDDDYDEEEDDDDEEDEVDDDDDSNGFRIRSRHSFPSHIEQIPAKEPVFNAQPLKSALKKPSTPNQNQESSQLLNKRAPLKPRIRFCGTNRPIVFGISLPCSLQENKENARPNESSDDDSSGDGPILYRDDNEENRLTEKIARKDSLAIKLALRPNRQELINRNILQVQSEKERQETKEVIGARLIRRLSMRPTQEELEERNILKKQTAAEEKKLKEEKKRMLLRKLSFRPTVDELKEKKIIRFNDYIEVTQAHDYDRRADKPWTRLTTKDKAAIRKELNEFKSSEMEVHQESKHLTRFHRP